In a single window of the Desulfovibrio mangrovi genome:
- a CDS encoding ferritin — protein MLSDAMNKALNDQVKWEMYSSYLYLSMSAYFADLGMAGFAHWMRTQAQEELFHAMKFYDYINERGGRVQLQPIEAPQHTWKNTIDVFEETLKHEQHVTARINNLANLALDERDHATSIFLQWFISEQVEEEDSVKDVLGKLRMINGEGQGMLMLNNELGTRVFTPPVAE, from the coding sequence ATGCTCAGTGATGCCATGAACAAGGCCCTTAACGATCAGGTGAAGTGGGAGATGTACTCCAGCTACCTGTATCTTTCCATGTCCGCCTATTTTGCCGACCTCGGAATGGCCGGTTTTGCCCACTGGATGCGGACACAGGCGCAGGAAGAACTCTTCCACGCCATGAAGTTCTATGACTACATCAACGAGCGTGGCGGCCGTGTGCAGTTGCAGCCCATTGAGGCGCCGCAGCATACATGGAAGAACACCATCGACGTGTTCGAGGAAACCCTCAAGCACGAGCAGCATGTGACGGCGCGCATCAATAACCTCGCCAACCTTGCGTTGGATGAGCGCGATCACGCCACCTCCATCTTCCTGCAGTGGTTCATTTCCGAGCAGGTGGAAGAGGAAGATTCCGTGAAGGATGTGCTGGGCAAGTTGCGCATGATCAACGGCGAAGGGCAGGGCATGCTCATGTTGAACAACGAGCTTGGTACGCGCGTGTTTACACCGCCGGTTGCTGAATAA
- a CDS encoding Nif3-like dinuclear metal center hexameric protein: MKALELISAIEHTAIPAGAASWDKCGVQVAGRRNAVRSVAVALDPTLDTIERALALGVDFILTHHPLSMQPRHLDTIDDYYRTVAALIESKVWLYSAHTTLDANPAGPVSWLADELALEERRLIEPTRLFEMESFAFAVPAGFDMQLLTAWSALEGTDNASRTGEMILVTCRQDKAALLRARIANDLGEAPVFLACPAQKPAALLGFGCIGTLPEPMTYDRFCDTLANAVERDYWVTSGHVPGTVSTVAYCTGSGSSLADAAFRMGADVFITGDVKYHTALDAIGCLIDVGHFSLEEEMMRRFAMQLGETLPDVQIFYLPAQDPMRLAVRDAR; encoded by the coding sequence GCCATTCCCGCCGGGGCAGCCTCGTGGGACAAGTGCGGCGTACAGGTGGCGGGCAGACGCAATGCAGTGCGTTCCGTTGCTGTTGCGCTGGATCCTACGCTGGATACGATTGAACGTGCCCTTGCGCTGGGGGTGGATTTCATACTGACCCACCACCCCCTCTCCATGCAGCCCCGCCACCTCGACACCATCGACGATTACTACCGCACCGTGGCGGCGCTTATTGAAAGCAAGGTCTGGCTCTACAGCGCCCATACAACGCTGGACGCCAATCCTGCAGGTCCTGTCAGCTGGCTTGCCGACGAGCTTGCGCTGGAAGAGCGCAGACTCATTGAACCGACCCGTCTCTTTGAAATGGAATCTTTTGCCTTTGCGGTTCCTGCCGGTTTCGACATGCAACTTCTGACAGCATGGTCGGCACTTGAAGGAACGGATAACGCCAGCCGCACCGGCGAGATGATTCTCGTGACCTGCCGTCAGGACAAGGCCGCCCTGCTCAGGGCCCGCATTGCAAACGACCTTGGCGAAGCCCCGGTCTTTCTTGCATGCCCGGCACAGAAGCCTGCCGCCCTGCTCGGTTTCGGATGCATCGGCACCCTGCCGGAACCGATGACCTATGACAGGTTCTGTGATACGCTTGCCAATGCAGTGGAACGTGATTATTGGGTCACCAGCGGACACGTGCCCGGTACGGTTTCCACCGTCGCATACTGCACGGGTTCCGGAAGCAGCCTTGCCGACGCCGCCTTCCGCATGGGCGCAGACGTCTTCATCACCGGCGACGTGAAATACCACACCGCCCTTGATGCCATCGGCTGCCTTATCGACGTGGGCCACTTCAGCCTTGAAGAAGAGATGATGCGGCGGTTCGCCATGCAGCTTGGCGAAACGCTGCCTGACGTACAGATATTTTACCTGCCCGCGCAGGACCCCATGCGTCTCGCCGTACGAGACGCACGTTAA
- a CDS encoding pyridoxamine 5'-phosphate oxidase family protein, whose protein sequence is MLERMQAILRENDICVLATTDSCKPHTSLMTYFCAEDAESLYMLTRRNTRKFENILKNPNVSILIDTRLQHCGSSHDKTCALTVAGTANVLDGPEHKDIILKLLNKNKELNTLTDAGDTAILHISITSLQLLEGVANSHLKQM, encoded by the coding sequence ATGCTGGAACGCATGCAAGCCATACTCCGTGAAAACGATATCTGTGTACTGGCAACCACGGACAGTTGCAAGCCGCATACGTCCCTCATGACCTATTTCTGTGCCGAAGATGCCGAATCACTGTATATGCTGACCCGCCGCAACACCCGGAAATTCGAGAACATCCTCAAGAACCCCAATGTAAGCATTCTTATAGACACCCGCCTGCAACATTGCGGCTCTTCCCATGATAAAACCTGCGCTCTGACCGTCGCTGGTACGGCCAATGTCTTAGACGGCCCTGAACACAAAGACATCATACTGAAATTACTGAATAAAAATAAAGAACTAAACACTCTCACCGACGCAGGCGACACCGCCATTCTTCACATAAGCATCACTTCGTTACAGCTTTTGGAGGGCGTGGCGAATAGTCATCTGAAACAAATGTGA
- a CDS encoding zinc ribbon domain-containing protein yields the protein MSLYLKQIEQLVALQRVDDEILVIQRELQDAPNEVKGLQERFNVLDEQRNRILEKIEHLKEQEKRLGGEIENDALKVKKSKSKLMLVGNTKEYHAMMREMDNLEKVNRLREEEKVALAEELARQQSSLQELDESYLSLKSELEVKQASLQERIDEANKVIAQLNVKRSAASQEVPAPILSRYEFIRERLDNPVIVSVDSGVCNGCHIAIPPQSFIELQKGHQILSCPNCQRLIYWCEHFTECPAPTPAPAVKEMVFGEDE from the coding sequence TTGAGCCTGTATCTGAAGCAGATCGAACAGCTTGTAGCCCTGCAGAGGGTCGACGATGAAATTCTCGTAATCCAGCGTGAACTTCAGGACGCCCCCAACGAAGTCAAAGGCCTGCAGGAACGTTTCAACGTTCTGGACGAACAGCGTAACCGCATCCTTGAAAAGATCGAGCACCTCAAGGAGCAGGAAAAGCGCCTTGGCGGTGAAATCGAGAACGACGCCCTCAAGGTAAAGAAGAGCAAGTCCAAGCTGATGCTCGTGGGCAACACCAAGGAATACCATGCCATGATGCGCGAAATGGATAACCTTGAAAAGGTTAACCGTCTGCGCGAAGAAGAAAAGGTTGCCCTTGCCGAAGAACTGGCACGCCAGCAGAGCAGCCTGCAGGAACTGGACGAAAGCTACCTTTCGCTGAAGAGCGAGCTGGAAGTGAAGCAGGCAAGCCTGCAGGAACGCATCGATGAAGCCAACAAGGTCATCGCCCAGCTGAACGTGAAGCGTTCCGCAGCCAGCCAGGAAGTTCCCGCTCCAATCCTGAGCCGCTATGAATTCATCCGCGAACGTCTGGACAACCCCGTTATTGTTTCCGTGGATTCCGGCGTATGCAACGGCTGCCACATTGCCATTCCGCCCCAGAGCTTCATCGAACTGCAGAAGGGCCATCAGATTCTGAGCTGCCCCAACTGTCAGCGCCTGATCTACTGGTGTGAGCACTTCACTGAATGCCCCGCTCCCACTCCCGCTCCTGCGGTGAAGGAAATGGTCTTCGGCGAAGACGAATAA
- a CDS encoding phosphoadenosine phosphosulfate reductase family protein, whose product MTLQEKVRQAKDLLEETALEFGPESVAVAWTGGKDSTVLLHLWRQVMGDMGLTHVRALNLDTGVKFVEVMGFRDQIASSWDIDLTIARPEVDMDTFPVAQDKVSCCAALKVEPLARAVGEMGVEALLTGIRRDEHPDRDRPYSERREKPDCLMVHPLLDFTEVDVWAYIMQEQLPYCTLYTEGYRSLGCVPCTHKVLEGDERAGRDPEKESKLDTLRSLGYF is encoded by the coding sequence ATGACTCTTCAGGAAAAGGTACGGCAGGCGAAGGATCTGCTTGAAGAAACAGCATTGGAATTCGGGCCGGAGAGTGTGGCCGTGGCATGGACCGGGGGCAAAGACTCCACGGTTCTGCTGCACTTGTGGCGTCAGGTTATGGGCGATATGGGGCTGACCCATGTAAGAGCCCTGAATCTTGATACCGGCGTGAAGTTTGTTGAGGTGATGGGCTTTCGCGATCAGATTGCGTCCTCGTGGGATATCGACCTGACCATCGCCCGTCCCGAGGTGGATATGGATACTTTCCCCGTGGCACAGGACAAGGTGTCTTGCTGTGCTGCACTGAAGGTGGAGCCGCTGGCCCGCGCTGTCGGGGAGATGGGCGTGGAGGCTTTGCTTACCGGCATTCGCAGGGATGAGCATCCGGATCGGGACAGGCCCTACAGCGAACGCCGCGAAAAGCCCGACTGCCTGATGGTACACCCGTTACTTGATTTTACCGAAGTGGACGTGTGGGCTTATATCATGCAGGAGCAATTGCCGTATTGCACGTTGTATACGGAAGGATACCGGTCTCTTGGCTGCGTTCCCTGCACCCATAAGGTGCTGGAAGGGGACGAGAGAGCCGGGAGGGATCCGGAAAAGGAATCCAAGCTGGATACCCTGAGAAGCCTCGGGTATTTTTGA
- the glpX gene encoding class II fructose-bisphosphatase, with translation MEAPEKNLALDLVRVTESAALASARWLGKGNNDAGDGAAVDAMRLCFNSLNIKGTIIIGEGEKDNAPMLHNGEKVGTGNGPAVDVAIDPVEGTKLLAYGRPNAISVVGTAPAGTMYNPGPSFYMQKLVVPPAARNAVDIDAPVKENLVNIAKALGKDVDDLVVFVLDKPRHEKLISQIRQAGARIQLHTDGDVAGALMAVDPRSEVDVMMGTGGTPEGVLAACAIKGIGGQIFARLDPQSYVEKEAIQEAGIDLREIHTVDSLIKSDDVLFAATGISGGTFLRGVQYTGEGAVTHSMVIRGKTGSIRYMEAIHNFNRLMKISSVKYD, from the coding sequence ATGGAAGCCCCGGAAAAGAACCTTGCCCTAGACCTCGTCCGAGTTACGGAATCTGCCGCGCTGGCCTCTGCCCGCTGGCTTGGCAAGGGCAATAACGACGCAGGCGACGGCGCTGCTGTCGATGCCATGCGTCTGTGCTTCAACTCTTTGAATATCAAGGGAACCATCATCATCGGCGAGGGCGAGAAAGACAACGCTCCCATGCTGCACAACGGCGAGAAGGTGGGCACCGGCAACGGTCCTGCTGTAGACGTGGCCATTGACCCCGTAGAAGGCACCAAGCTGCTTGCCTATGGTCGTCCTAATGCCATTTCCGTTGTAGGCACCGCACCTGCCGGTACCATGTACAATCCCGGTCCCAGCTTCTACATGCAGAAGCTCGTTGTTCCTCCGGCAGCACGCAACGCCGTTGATATTGACGCTCCGGTCAAGGAGAACCTTGTTAATATCGCCAAGGCGCTGGGCAAGGATGTGGACGACCTCGTCGTGTTCGTTCTGGACAAGCCCCGTCATGAAAAGCTCATTTCCCAGATCCGTCAGGCCGGTGCGCGTATCCAGCTGCACACCGACGGTGACGTGGCCGGTGCGCTGATGGCTGTTGATCCCCGTTCCGAAGTGGACGTGATGATGGGCACCGGCGGCACGCCCGAAGGCGTTCTCGCTGCCTGCGCCATTAAGGGTATCGGTGGTCAGATTTTTGCCCGTCTCGATCCTCAGTCCTATGTGGAAAAGGAAGCCATTCAGGAAGCGGGCATCGACCTGCGTGAAATCCACACCGTGGATTCCCTGATCAAGAGCGACGACGTACTCTTTGCCGCTACCGGCATCTCCGGCGGCACCTTCCTGCGCGGCGTGCAGTACACCGGCGAAGGCGCGGTAACCCACTCCATGGTTATCCGCGGCAAGACCGGTTCCATCCGCTACATGGAAGCCATTCACAACTTCAACCGTCTGATGAAGATCAGCTCGGTGAAGTACGACTAG
- a CDS encoding dual CXXC motif small (seleno)protein has product MWGSYRWARSAQTTIPCKHCGQPLTVVRSCQVVYMQCEHCKKKGDLNDYIAQMDDALEEFMEGVYCDRV; this is encoded by the coding sequence ATGTGGGGAAGCTATCGCTGGGCCCGAAGCGCCCAGACCACCATCCCCTGCAAGCATTGCGGGCAGCCGCTTACCGTGGTCCGCAGTTGTCAGGTGGTGTATATGCAGTGTGAGCACTGCAAGAAGAAAGGGGACTTGAACGACTATATCGCGCAGATGGACGATGCGCTCGAAGAGTTCATGGAAGGCGTTTACTGCGACAGAGTATAG
- a CDS encoding murein transglycosylase domain-containing protein codes for MNRRDVLVMGGVLLAGFMSGCTASEAVRAGRLIATGDAQGAGVWAAEKGTRYALNPKQFEADLKRFAKQLEAFRKAVGGVWGDKEVKEPEPKKYVKYTQNYLSRALVDFDKGLITVETVDAKDPQQSLKNAIVTTLLTPYDPRGLDLWSAGEVKLGGTPFLLGEVHDYEGQSLRYMWRTERFADMLIRRNRTMRQTQVAGEWRTVHSVEFPMVKDHGHIRALKYKVHVDKYSRKFGVSSNLVYSVIKTESDFNPWAVSHVPAYGLMQIVPKTAGHDVFVFLHGKEGYPSSELLYQPEQNIQYGSAYLHLLNTRYLGGVQNPVSREYCVIAGYNGGAGNVLRTFHADRKKAVDVINGMSPQAVYDKLTRYLPYQETRRYLWKVVNARKEFVGLK; via the coding sequence ATGAATCGGCGTGATGTGTTGGTGATGGGAGGTGTGCTGCTTGCGGGATTCATGTCCGGCTGTACGGCTTCGGAGGCTGTGCGGGCTGGCAGGCTTATCGCCACGGGTGATGCGCAGGGAGCCGGTGTATGGGCTGCGGAAAAGGGAACGCGCTATGCCCTGAATCCCAAACAGTTTGAGGCGGACCTGAAGCGTTTTGCCAAGCAGCTTGAAGCCTTCCGCAAGGCTGTCGGCGGCGTGTGGGGCGACAAGGAAGTCAAGGAGCCGGAACCCAAGAAGTACGTGAAGTACACGCAGAATTATCTCAGCCGCGCCCTGGTCGACTTCGACAAGGGGCTCATCACCGTTGAGACCGTGGATGCCAAGGATCCCCAGCAGAGCCTGAAGAACGCCATTGTTACCACGCTGCTCACCCCTTATGATCCACGCGGGCTTGACCTCTGGTCCGCAGGCGAGGTCAAGCTGGGGGGTACGCCGTTTCTGCTGGGCGAAGTGCACGACTACGAAGGGCAGAGCCTGCGCTATATGTGGCGCACCGAGCGTTTTGCGGACATGCTCATCCGGCGCAACCGCACCATGCGGCAGACGCAGGTGGCCGGGGAATGGCGCACGGTGCATTCCGTCGAATTTCCCATGGTCAAGGATCATGGCCATATTCGTGCTCTCAAGTACAAGGTGCACGTGGACAAATACTCCCGCAAATTCGGCGTCAGTTCCAACCTCGTGTATTCCGTCATCAAGACGGAGAGCGATTTCAACCCGTGGGCGGTCAGCCATGTGCCGGCCTACGGGCTCATGCAGATTGTGCCCAAGACAGCGGGGCATGACGTGTTCGTCTTTTTGCACGGAAAAGAGGGCTACCCCTCGTCCGAGTTGCTGTATCAGCCGGAACAGAACATCCAGTACGGTTCGGCCTACCTGCACCTGCTCAATACCCGCTACCTCGGGGGCGTGCAGAATCCTGTTTCGCGTGAATACTGCGTCATTGCGGGATACAACGGCGGAGCAGGCAACGTGCTGCGTACCTTCCATGCAGACAGGAAAAAGGCTGTAGACGTCATTAACGGCATGTCGCCACAAGCTGTGTATGACAAGCTGACGCGCTATCTGCCGTATCAGGAAACCCGCCGCTATCTCTGGAAAGTGGTGAATGCACGCAAGGAATTTGTGGGACTCAAGTAG
- a CDS encoding cytoplasmic protein, producing MRKIALFPFTGEVMCFVHVLLNALDMHEKGYGVKIVVEGAACAIIPAIADRHHFMHRLYMQAKESGLFVGACHACSVKQNVDKAIEEEGIPLIGDMHGHPSMSQYMDAGYEVVTF from the coding sequence ATGAGAAAGATAGCTTTGTTTCCCTTCACGGGTGAGGTGATGTGCTTTGTGCATGTTCTGCTGAATGCTCTGGACATGCATGAAAAGGGCTACGGCGTGAAAATTGTTGTGGAAGGTGCGGCCTGCGCCATCATTCCCGCCATTGCGGACAGGCATCATTTCATGCACAGGCTGTATATGCAGGCCAAGGAATCGGGCCTGTTTGTGGGGGCTTGCCATGCCTGCTCGGTAAAACAGAATGTGGACAAGGCCATCGAGGAAGAGGGAATTCCTCTTATCGGAGACATGCACGGGCATCCGTCCATGAGTCAGTACATGGATGCCGGTTATGAAGTGGTGACCTTCTGA
- a CDS encoding thiamine pyrophosphate-dependent enzyme yields MLDISIYGDYHTSWCPGCGNHDVLKALKEALAGLDLAPHQVVHVSGIGQAAKAPHYITLNGFNGLHGRCLPPAQAVKLANPSLTVIAESGDGCNYGEGGNHFLAAIRRNVNITLLVHDNQIYGLTKGQASPTTSEGHVTKSQPDGVTNASFNPIAVAVAMRAGFVARAFSGNISHLATMMQEAIRYPGFAMVDILSPCISFNKVNTFGWYKQRCYELGPDHDPGNWDAAMAKANEFGEHIPVGIIWRNNERMALDERVAVCKQGPLGRQSVDMAVLAGIMQSYI; encoded by the coding sequence ATGCTCGATATCAGCATCTACGGCGACTACCATACTTCCTGGTGCCCCGGCTGCGGGAATCATGATGTTCTCAAGGCGTTGAAGGAGGCGCTTGCCGGGCTAGATCTTGCGCCGCATCAGGTGGTTCATGTTTCCGGTATCGGTCAGGCTGCCAAGGCACCGCATTATATTACGCTTAACGGCTTCAACGGGTTGCACGGCCGCTGTCTGCCTCCGGCGCAGGCGGTCAAGCTGGCCAATCCGTCATTGACCGTAATTGCGGAAAGCGGCGACGGCTGCAACTATGGCGAGGGGGGCAACCATTTTCTGGCCGCCATCCGGCGTAATGTGAACATTACCCTGCTGGTGCATGATAACCAGATTTACGGGCTCACGAAGGGGCAGGCCAGTCCCACGACCTCTGAAGGGCATGTGACCAAGTCTCAGCCTGACGGGGTAACCAATGCGTCCTTCAATCCCATTGCCGTGGCCGTGGCCATGCGGGCCGGTTTCGTGGCTCGTGCGTTTTCCGGGAACATTTCGCATCTTGCGACGATGATGCAGGAGGCGATACGGTATCCCGGTTTCGCCATGGTGGATATCCTCTCGCCATGCATTTCGTTCAATAAGGTGAACACATTCGGTTGGTACAAGCAGCGTTGCTATGAACTCGGGCCCGACCATGATCCCGGCAATTGGGACGCGGCCATGGCCAAGGCCAATGAGTTCGGCGAACACATTCCCGTCGGCATTATCTGGCGCAACAACGAACGCATGGCTTTGGATGAGCGTGTTGCCGTTTGCAAGCAGGGCCCGCTTGGCCGGCAATCGGTTGATATGGCGGTGCTGGCAGGTATTATGCAGTCGTATATCTGA
- a CDS encoding OmpH family outer membrane protein yields the protein MKKLALSVVLLLSAVLALGGCNGAEKSAPKVAVVDAGKVFQESAPGKAGVAYLEKISAAAQEEFKSLQAAAEQDKSQESMMKMQRALGEIQQRMNAEQQMVIGKLNDAFRKTLDTYRDEKKLEVILPSEQVMSFAQAADITKEIIAAMDKVTVTYEAEKPAEAAPAVAPAEKEAEKAPAEAKKE from the coding sequence ATGAAAAAACTGGCGTTGTCTGTTGTTCTGCTGCTTTCTGCCGTATTGGCTCTGGGTGGTTGCAACGGAGCCGAGAAGTCCGCTCCCAAGGTGGCTGTTGTCGATGCCGGCAAGGTTTTTCAGGAATCCGCTCCCGGTAAGGCCGGCGTAGCCTACCTTGAAAAGATCAGTGCTGCTGCGCAGGAAGAGTTCAAGAGCCTGCAGGCTGCTGCTGAACAGGACAAGTCTCAGGAATCCATGATGAAGATGCAGCGCGCACTGGGCGAAATCCAGCAGCGCATGAATGCTGAACAGCAGATGGTCATCGGCAAGCTGAACGACGCCTTCCGCAAGACTCTGGACACCTACCGCGATGAGAAGAAGCTGGAAGTGATTCTGCCTTCCGAGCAGGTCATGTCCTTTGCGCAGGCTGCCGATATCACCAAGGAAATCATCGCCGCCATGGATAAGGTGACTGTGACCTATGAGGCTGAAAAGCCCGCCGAAGCCGCTCCGGCAGTTGCTCCTGCCGAGAAGGAAGCCGAAAAGGCTCCTGCGGAAGCCAAGAAGGAATAA
- the ispD gene encoding 2-C-methyl-D-erythritol 4-phosphate cytidylyltransferase — protein MKCWSIILAAGSGSRLAEAAGGKKKQFIEWKGAPLFWHSAVVLSRVARTQGVVFVFPEEDLEDAREQLKGLDKFRYLGMPWVAVAGGPRRQDSVYNGLTALPRECETVLVHDAARPFMTPALVNRLLDALKGGAKGVIPALPVTDTIKAVDGNTVSGTPDRATLRAIQTPQGFIRSVLQQAHDTCRTENWQVTDDASVLEQAGIPVMIVDGEPANIKITHPEDLAMLESQSSSAPAMVPVVGWGYDVHRYGSGRPMKLGGVPIPGGPEVVAHSDGDVLLHALTDALLGCIGGGDIGEHFPDTSAEFDNISSGILLNEVADKAAQAGLVITNVDVTVIAQIPKLAPWKDHIKKNICRLLKLEPIQVNVKATTEEKLGFTGEKKGIKAVATVTALRPAG, from the coding sequence ATGAAGTGCTGGTCCATCATCCTTGCAGCAGGCAGCGGCAGCCGTCTTGCCGAGGCCGCAGGCGGCAAGAAGAAACAGTTCATTGAATGGAAAGGTGCCCCGCTGTTCTGGCACTCCGCGGTTGTGCTTTCGCGGGTAGCTCGCACGCAAGGCGTAGTTTTCGTCTTTCCTGAAGAAGATCTGGAAGATGCCCGTGAACAGCTCAAGGGGCTGGACAAGTTCCGCTATCTCGGCATGCCGTGGGTAGCAGTGGCAGGAGGCCCTCGCAGGCAGGACTCCGTCTACAACGGTCTTACCGCTCTTCCCCGTGAATGCGAAACCGTGCTGGTGCACGACGCAGCCCGCCCGTTCATGACGCCAGCCCTTGTAAACCGTCTTCTCGATGCCCTGAAGGGTGGCGCCAAAGGGGTCATTCCCGCCCTGCCCGTCACCGACACCATCAAGGCCGTGGATGGCAACACAGTTTCCGGCACGCCGGACCGGGCCACCCTCCGTGCCATACAGACGCCGCAGGGCTTTATCCGCTCCGTACTCCAGCAGGCGCACGATACCTGTCGCACCGAGAACTGGCAGGTAACGGACGACGCCTCCGTGCTTGAGCAGGCCGGCATTCCGGTCATGATCGTGGACGGCGAACCCGCCAATATCAAGATTACCCATCCTGAGGACCTTGCCATGCTTGAAAGCCAGTCTTCTTCCGCCCCTGCCATGGTTCCTGTCGTGGGCTGGGGATACGATGTGCACCGCTACGGCTCCGGACGTCCCATGAAACTGGGCGGCGTGCCTATTCCGGGCGGCCCTGAAGTCGTTGCCCACTCCGATGGCGACGTGCTGCTGCACGCCCTGACCGACGCCCTGCTCGGTTGCATCGGCGGGGGGGATATCGGTGAACATTTCCCTGATACCTCGGCCGAGTTCGACAACATTTCCAGCGGCATCCTGCTCAATGAAGTGGCCGATAAGGCCGCACAGGCCGGACTCGTCATCACCAACGTCGATGTGACAGTCATTGCGCAGATTCCCAAACTGGCTCCGTGGAAGGATCACATCAAGAAAAACATCTGCCGTCTGCTCAAGCTTGAACCGATTCAGGTCAACGTGAAGGCGACCACGGAAGAAAAGCTGGGATTCACCGGCGAGAAGAAAGGCATCAAGGCAGTGGCCACAGTCACGGCCCTGCGCCCAGCTGGTTAA
- a CDS encoding 2-oxoacid:acceptor oxidoreductase subunit alpha, translating into MSVQNRHIVIGGAAGQGLVTVGQMLSKGLVRAGYEVLVTQDYMSRVRGGHNTYNIRTGVTPLTGPAESIDILVALNQETVSLHKRALGSDGILILDEGFDAEGLAALHVPFASLAPKAVFQNIAALGVLCSVLGLSKDHAATLVHDSFGKKGQAVIAQNLQVLDEAYAWGEANAASFEKLPSAVSRAPRMFINGNESLALGALAAGVKFCSFYPMTPATSIAQNLITHGRKMGVYVEQVEDEIAALNMGLGASYAGAPTLIPTSGGGFALMTEAVSLAGVMEQPVVVVVAQRPGPATGLPTRTEQADFNLVLYAGHGEFPRAIFAPGTIEDCFFLTRKAFDISEKYQSPVFVLTDQELADRHMGVEPFDLDALPPVAGPDLSDTDAQAYKRYVLTKDGLSPRRIPGYGESIVLADCHEHTEDGHITEDIDMRIAMNDKRMLKEEGMRSEVVPPRFFGADRPDTLLLCWGSTEGAAREAANVLNGQGQRVGVLSFTQVWPLAPEQFLPLLETVPKVVCVEGNKTAQFARLLRQETGFRPHRNILRYDGRPFTASYIIGKLAD; encoded by the coding sequence GTGAGTGTTCAGAACAGACATATTGTTATCGGTGGTGCAGCCGGACAGGGGCTTGTCACCGTTGGCCAGATGCTGAGCAAAGGACTTGTGAGGGCAGGGTATGAGGTGTTGGTCACGCAGGACTACATGTCGCGCGTGCGTGGCGGACACAATACCTATAATATCCGTACCGGGGTTACGCCATTAACCGGTCCTGCGGAGTCCATTGACATTCTTGTGGCACTGAATCAGGAAACCGTCTCTCTGCACAAGCGGGCTTTGGGCTCAGATGGTATTCTGATTCTGGATGAAGGGTTTGATGCAGAAGGGCTGGCAGCTCTTCATGTTCCTTTTGCCTCACTGGCTCCCAAGGCTGTGTTTCAGAATATTGCGGCGTTGGGCGTTTTGTGCAGTGTTCTCGGCCTTTCCAAGGACCATGCTGCAACGCTGGTGCATGACAGTTTCGGCAAGAAGGGCCAAGCCGTGATAGCCCAGAACCTGCAGGTGCTGGACGAAGCATACGCATGGGGCGAGGCTAATGCTGCTTCCTTTGAAAAGTTGCCCTCTGCAGTCAGCCGTGCCCCCCGCATGTTCATTAACGGGAACGAGTCCCTTGCGTTGGGGGCGTTGGCTGCCGGTGTGAAGTTTTGCTCCTTCTATCCCATGACCCCTGCTACCTCCATTGCGCAGAATCTGATCACGCACGGGCGGAAGATGGGCGTGTATGTCGAGCAAGTCGAGGACGAGATTGCCGCGTTGAATATGGGGCTTGGAGCTTCCTACGCAGGCGCCCCGACTCTGATCCCGACGTCGGGCGGAGGCTTTGCCCTGATGACGGAGGCCGTAAGTCTTGCCGGAGTCATGGAGCAGCCTGTGGTCGTCGTGGTCGCACAACGTCCGGGACCGGCAACCGGTTTGCCCACACGCACCGAGCAGGCGGATTTCAATCTTGTGCTGTATGCGGGTCATGGCGAATTTCCGCGTGCCATCTTTGCCCCGGGCACCATTGAAGACTGCTTTTTCCTTACCCGCAAGGCCTTTGATATTTCCGAGAAGTATCAGTCGCCCGTGTTCGTGCTGACCGATCAGGAGCTGGCGGACAGGCACATGGGTGTGGAGCCATTTGATCTTGATGCACTGCCTCCCGTGGCCGGACCGGATCTTTCCGACACCGATGCACAGGCATACAAACGCTATGTGTTGACGAAGGACGGGCTCTCGCCCCGTCGAATTCCCGGGTACGGAGAATCCATCGTGCTTGCGGACTGCCACGAGCATACGGAAGACGGGCATATTACCGAAGATATTGATATGCGCATCGCCATGAATGATAAGCGCATGCTTAAGGAAGAGGGCATGCGTTCTGAAGTTGTGCCCCCCAGATTCTTCGGTGCAGACAGGCCTGATACGCTGCTGCTGTGCTGGGGATCGACCGAAGGGGCCGCACGTGAAGCCGCGAATGTGCTGAACGGACAGGGGCAGCGCGTGGGCGTACTGAGCTTCACGCAGGTGTGGCCTCTTGCGCCGGAACAGTTTCTGCCGTTGTTGGAAACCGTACCGAAGGTTGTTTGTGTGGAAGGCAACAAGACAGCCCAGTTTGCCCGATTGCTGCGGCAGGAAACGGGCTTCCGGCCCCACAGGAATATACTCCGTTACGACGGACGTCCGTTCACCGCATCCTATATCATCGGCAAGCTGGCCGATTAG